In Hasllibacter sp. MH4015, the following proteins share a genomic window:
- a CDS encoding alpha/beta fold hydrolase has product MMGRGWNWAFGAVAIVALVLGIVLLERGRAGLEIRHDAVGRTPVTVTQLPDAEGPVVVIVHGFAGSRQMMSAWSESFARAGYIAVALDLEGHGRNPVPMSGDVTVIEGTTRLLLEEITRVTDWAMALPGADGRVALVGHSMSSDLVVRQGIADQRVEAVVALSMFSGAVTAQEPYNLLILNGAWERALREEARRVMAELGAGEGDTVGEPGGSFARRAVAVPFAEHVGILFATTGLREAVGWLDASFGRENDVVVPVLGWGIILMLSGAVMLARPLAQLLPEGPVPEPLPRRVFWSLALLPALLVPPVAVSIEVGLLPVLVADYLAIHLGLYGVAILGGAAIAGWRPAMRGWFWGLTLAVFGISVFGLLMDRYVASFVPHPGRLPIIAAIAPGAILALWADAVLTRATMAPLWQRIVVRGAFLGSLGIAVALDFERLFFLVLIFPVILLFYGTFGMMGRWVGRQTGSTLAVGIGLGLLLGWALGVSFPMYVAGR; this is encoded by the coding sequence ATGATGGGACGCGGATGGAACTGGGCCTTCGGGGCCGTGGCGATCGTGGCGCTGGTGCTGGGTATCGTGCTGTTGGAGCGTGGCCGGGCGGGGCTGGAGATCCGCCACGATGCGGTGGGCCGGACGCCCGTGACCGTGACCCAACTGCCGGATGCCGAGGGTCCGGTGGTCGTCATCGTGCACGGATTTGCCGGGTCAAGGCAGATGATGTCGGCGTGGAGCGAGAGTTTCGCGCGCGCCGGGTACATCGCCGTCGCACTCGACCTTGAAGGCCACGGCCGCAATCCGGTGCCGATGTCGGGCGATGTGACGGTGATCGAGGGGACCACGCGGCTTTTGCTGGAAGAGATCACCCGCGTCACGGATTGGGCAATGGCGCTGCCCGGTGCCGACGGACGTGTCGCTCTGGTGGGGCATTCGATGTCTTCGGACCTCGTCGTGCGACAGGGGATCGCCGATCAGCGGGTCGAGGCCGTGGTCGCCCTTTCGATGTTCTCGGGCGCGGTCACGGCGCAAGAGCCGTACAATCTCCTGATCCTCAACGGCGCGTGGGAGCGCGCGCTGCGGGAGGAGGCGCGCCGCGTAATGGCGGAGCTTGGCGCGGGGGAGGGGGATACCGTCGGCGAACCCGGTGGCAGCTTCGCGCGCCGCGCCGTGGCCGTGCCGTTTGCGGAGCACGTGGGCATCCTGTTCGCGACCACCGGTTTGCGGGAAGCGGTCGGCTGGCTCGACGCCAGCTTTGGGCGCGAGAACGATGTGGTTGTGCCGGTTCTCGGTTGGGGGATCATCCTGATGCTGAGTGGCGCGGTGATGCTGGCCCGGCCCCTCGCGCAACTGTTGCCGGAGGGACCGGTGCCGGAGCCCCTTCCAAGGCGCGTCTTCTGGAGCCTCGCGCTGCTGCCCGCCCTGTTGGTTCCACCCGTTGCGGTGAGTATCGAGGTGGGCCTTCTCCCGGTCCTCGTGGCGGATTACCTGGCGATCCATCTGGGTCTCTACGGCGTGGCGATCCTTGGCGGCGCGGCCATTGCCGGATGGCGACCGGCGATGCGGGGATGGTTCTGGGGCCTGACCCTCGCTGTCTTCGGGATCAGCGTGTTCGGCCTCTTGATGGACCGGTATGTCGCATCCTTCGTGCCGCATCCGGGGCGGTTGCCGATCATCGCGGCCATCGCGCCGGGCGCGATCCTCGCGCTCTGGGCGGATGCAGTTCTGACCCGAGCGACCATGGCTCCGCTGTGGCAACGGATCGTGGTGCGGGGCGCATTCCTCGGGTCGCTGGGCATCGCGGTGGCGCTGGATTTCGAGCGGTTGTTCTTCCTCGTCCTGATTTTTCCGGTGATCCTCCTCTTCTATGGCACGTTCGGGATGATGGGGCGCTGGGTCGGGCGACAGACAGGCTCGACCCTCGCGGTGGGGATCGGCCTCGGGCTGTTGCTTGGGTGGGCGCTGGGCGTGAGCTTCCCGATGTACGTGGCGGGCCGCTAG
- a CDS encoding lipocalin-like domain-containing protein: MLRTFIALIALAAPLYGQGFAGLGTDAPGFAIPAPDPEFSFPDDHGPHPEYRIEWWYLTATLEGADGRDYGVQWTLFRSALAPVTAEGWGAPQLFMGHAGLTTEDAHFSAERLARGGIGQAGVTAVPFVAHIDDWRMRSTVTEGDALDALALSARGMDFAYDLALTANGPLIFHGDGGYSVKSAEGQASYYYSQPFYAVTGTLELPEGPVEVTGTAWLDREWSSQPLSEDQAGWDWFSLQFSDGARMMAFGLRATDGTTFTSATWIESDGTTQSYGDTAVILTPLGTTSVAGRDVPTEWRVEFPERELDITTRPINPQSWMNTSFPYWEGPITFTGSHTGRGYLEMTGYE, encoded by the coding sequence ATGCTTCGAACTTTCATTGCCCTGATTGCCCTTGCCGCGCCGCTGTACGGCCAGGGATTTGCCGGCCTTGGCACAGACGCGCCGGGGTTTGCGATTCCCGCGCCCGATCCTGAGTTCTCCTTCCCCGACGATCACGGGCCACACCCGGAGTACCGCATCGAATGGTGGTATCTGACCGCGACGCTGGAAGGTGCGGACGGGCGGGATTACGGCGTGCAATGGACGTTGTTCCGCAGCGCGCTTGCCCCGGTCACGGCGGAGGGGTGGGGCGCGCCGCAGCTGTTCATGGGACATGCGGGCCTGACGACGGAAGACGCACATTTCAGCGCGGAAAGACTGGCACGTGGCGGCATCGGGCAGGCCGGTGTCACTGCCGTACCTTTCGTCGCCCACATCGACGATTGGCGGATGCGATCCACCGTGACGGAGGGCGATGCGCTGGACGCCCTTGCCCTGTCGGCCCGCGGCATGGATTTCGCCTATGACCTGGCGTTGACCGCAAATGGCCCGCTGATCTTCCACGGGGATGGCGGGTATTCCGTGAAAAGCGCCGAGGGGCAGGCGAGCTATTACTATTCGCAGCCGTTCTATGCCGTGACCGGCACGCTGGAGCTTCCCGAGGGTCCGGTGGAGGTGACGGGAACCGCGTGGTTGGACCGCGAGTGGTCTTCCCAACCGTTGTCGGAGGATCAGGCCGGGTGGGATTGGTTCTCCCTCCAATTCTCCGATGGTGCGCGAATGATGGCGTTTGGCCTGCGCGCCACCGATGGCACGACGTTCACATCCGCCACGTGGATCGAGAGTGACGGAACGACCCAAAGCTACGGCGACACTGCGGTGATCTTGACGCCGCTCGGCACGACATCGGTCGCGGGACGTGACGTGCCGACCGAGTGGCGAGTTGAATTCCCGGAACGCGAGCTCGACATCACAACACGGCCGATCAACCCGCAATCTTGGATGAACACCAGTTTCCCGTACTGGGAAGGCCCGATCACGTTTACAGGCTCCCATACCGGGCGCGGATATCTTGAGATGACGGGCTATGAATAG